The proteins below are encoded in one region of Triticum aestivum cultivar Chinese Spring chromosome 1B, IWGSC CS RefSeq v2.1, whole genome shotgun sequence:
- the LOC123111317 gene encoding uncharacterized protein, which yields MELDLSDYLATGWRCSAHAIGPGGFVVRFPNPRVVAQICYVGKVTLRTSGAVIHATQWSSTIGAKGVMEVAWVRISNVPLDKRSERNLAYVASLVGVPLEIDAATLHRPSSARVRLGCRNVNEIPVVAEAVLGGHFYNFFYEVDQVLVRDPDREKNTIHMPSDWEKKSTIGSTPRSNPGAMQGSLPTGLGGKSSPIPQGEKLTPFGIRGSVESDESMHTTLLLETMAQEMEQGEKIVEVDTINDAILKIVTNYTVKSPETGMDTENKMERVEEKAMAAAKKRDIEGLMSGADREAMERGAKMLKTNASNLMCICAAPGNAMKG from the exons ATGGAGCTAGATCTGAGTGATTATCTGGCTACGGGCTGGCGCTGCTCTGCGCACGCTATAGGCCCGGGGGGGTTTGTGGTGCGTTTTCCTAATCCTCGAGTTGTTGCACAGATCTGCTATGTGGGGAAAGTGACTCTCAGAACTAGTGGGGCTGTTATTCACGCCACGCAGTGGTCGTCTACTATTGGGGCAAAGGGTGTGATGGAAGTAGCTTGGGTGAGAATCAGCAATGTCCCTCTTGACAAGAGAAGTGAGAGAAACCTCGCGTATGTTGCATCTTTAGTGGGGGTTCCGCTGGAAATTGACGCTGCGACGCTGCACCGCCCATCCTCTGCTCGGGTGCGGTTGGGATGCAGAAATGTCAATGAAATTCCTGTGGTTGCTGAAGCTGTTCTGGGTGGGCACTTCTACAATTTCTTTTATGAAGTGGATCAGGTTCTGGTGAGAGACCCTGATAGAGAGAAAAATACAATTCATATGCCTTCTGATTGGGAGAAGAAGTCTACCATTGGGTCCACTCCTCGGTCGAATCCTGGAGCTATGCAGGGTAGTTTACCTACTGGGCTTGGGGGAAAATCTTCTCCCATTCCCCAGGGGGAAAAACTGACCCCATTCGGGATTCGCGGGAGTGTGGAATCTGATGAGTCAATGCACACTACTTTGCTACTGGAAACCATGGCTCAGGAGATGGAGCAGGGTGAAAAA ATTGTGGAGGTGGATACTATAAATGACGCAATTCTGAAAATTGTCACTAATTACACGGTCAAGTCACCCGAGACTGGAATGGACACTGAG AACAAGATGGAGAGAGTGGAGGAAAAAGCCATGGCAGCAGCTAAGAAGAGAGACATTGAAG GGCTGATGAGCGGAGCCGATCGCGAGGCGATGGAGCGCGGAGCCAAGATGCTGAAGACCAACGCGTCGAACCTGATGTGTATCTGTGCGGCACCGGGGAACGCAATGAAGGGGTGA